One window of the Microbulbifer sp. Q7 genome contains the following:
- a CDS encoding oxidative damage protection protein, translating to MSRTVFCRKYQEELEGLPNPPFPGPKGQDIYDNVSAKAWQEWMAHQTMLINEKRLNMMEPSSRAYLAEQMSKFFAGEDYDDAEGYVPEQDGDK from the coding sequence ATGTCCCGTACCGTCTTCTGCCGCAAATACCAGGAAGAACTCGAAGGCCTCCCCAACCCGCCCTTTCCCGGGCCCAAGGGCCAGGACATCTACGACAACGTCTCCGCCAAAGCCTGGCAGGAATGGATGGCCCACCAGACCATGCTGATCAACGAAAAGCGCCTCAACATGATGGAGCCCTCCTCCCGCGCCTACCTGGCCGAGCAGATGAGCAAGTTCTTCGCCGGTGAGGACTACGACGACGCGGAAGGCTACGTGCCGGAGCAAGACGGCGACAAGTAA
- the mutY gene encoding A/G-specific adenine glycosylase has product MPSKPIAKPKTPARFQQALLKWFDQHGRHDLPWQQKITPYRVWVSEIMLQQTQVSAVIPYYQRFMESFPTVDALAAASQDQVLAHWSGLGYYARARNLHKCAQTVVDEHGGKFPRSVEALEALPGIGRSTAGAIASISMGVKAAILDGNVKRVLARIHAVEGWPGQTGVAKQLWAIAERYTPDARTGDYTQAMMDLGATLCTRTRPACEHCPFADHCVARAQGNPTDYPGKKPKKEKPVRQTTLLLMEHDGELYLEQRPASGIWGGLWIPPQLEGDDGGEASAQEWLAAQDLHASEVQAMPALRHTFSHFHLDIHPVWIRLPNKPGQVAEAASGWYKLRQLDRPRSAQDLGLPAPIAKLVKQLVALRAPLLAPC; this is encoded by the coding sequence ATGCCTTCCAAACCGATTGCCAAACCCAAGACCCCAGCCCGCTTCCAGCAGGCCCTGCTCAAATGGTTTGACCAGCACGGCCGCCACGACCTGCCGTGGCAGCAGAAGATCACCCCCTACCGGGTATGGGTCTCAGAGATCATGCTGCAGCAGACTCAGGTCAGCGCCGTCATTCCTTACTACCAGCGCTTTATGGAGTCCTTCCCCACCGTGGACGCCCTCGCAGCCGCCAGCCAGGACCAGGTGCTGGCCCACTGGAGCGGCCTCGGTTACTACGCCCGCGCGCGCAACCTGCACAAGTGCGCGCAGACGGTGGTTGATGAGCACGGCGGCAAGTTCCCGCGCAGTGTGGAGGCACTGGAAGCGCTGCCCGGCATCGGCCGCTCCACCGCCGGCGCCATCGCCAGCATCAGTATGGGCGTCAAGGCCGCGATTCTGGATGGCAACGTCAAGCGCGTACTGGCCCGCATCCACGCCGTCGAAGGCTGGCCGGGGCAGACCGGTGTGGCCAAACAGCTGTGGGCGATTGCCGAGCGCTACACCCCCGACGCCCGCACCGGCGATTACACCCAGGCAATGATGGACCTGGGGGCCACCCTGTGCACCCGCACCAGGCCCGCCTGCGAGCACTGCCCCTTCGCCGATCACTGTGTCGCCCGCGCCCAGGGCAACCCCACCGATTACCCGGGCAAGAAGCCCAAAAAGGAAAAGCCGGTACGCCAAACGACACTGTTACTGATGGAGCACGATGGTGAACTGTACCTGGAACAGCGTCCGGCCAGCGGCATCTGGGGCGGGCTGTGGATTCCCCCGCAACTGGAAGGGGACGACGGCGGCGAAGCCAGCGCGCAAGAGTGGCTTGCCGCCCAGGACCTGCACGCCAGCGAGGTACAGGCGATGCCCGCCCTACGCCACACCTTCAGCCACTTCCACCTGGACATCCATCCGGTGTGGATCCGCCTGCCCAATAAGCCCGGGCAGGTGGCGGAAGCAGCCAGCGGCTGGTATAAACTGCGCCAGCTCGACCGACCGAGGTCCGCCCAGGATCTCGGCCTGCCCGCCCCCATCGCCAAGCTGGTCAAACAGCTGGTGGCACTGCGGGCCCCACTATTGGCACCCTGTTAG
- a CDS encoding AsmA family protein: MAWIKRGLITLVVLFVLFAGIIAWFLSGLDANQYKPKIVQLAADQGIALTLDGDIGWQIWPNIALKLEGVKLAPLALPSESLLEADKVAVGVALMPLLDKRIEAQEIVLLGPQVALTVDKNGKGNWELITDAMEAKAAQDAKTQRETPPTLDVPKEKEATAGGLELALEQLRLEDGVLRYTDKQTGTEYAVSKLRVTADNLVPGGKPGDVRVTAELAGSDLPEPIQLDIHSSLAIDKGLNGLRLQPANIKLTGADGATAEVNLRGNVRRPKADAPWQIQLNLKVDVDPIAGWLASVGSDYKAQSSSALQSLTIESDISGTDKQMSLQPLELSLDGHKFNGSASYQAGDIPSVSLRLKGGELNVDDYLPPPAATPEQSELSADMAAAQPVPLPLESMRGFNAKLDLTLEKLHALDFEIDQPQLAVNVNNGLYQLNKLAAGLYGGNLNSTGVFNARGNTARGELSGGLSGVEISKVQEALFASDEPEAADQKKVTLSGKTDLTWVAQTSGADTLALQKNLRAAVQLNAKELALAPFNLEKGMCQLVSYAEKTPLPEREWPAQTRLQDLRTSVNLNGDVAKVEGINAGIENIALSGDGTVNLEQQNFDFALGLALVGEKTSGNGCSVQNSRWRNRPLPLRCKAKFDEAGATTCKPDSRRLDDLIRDELKYQAEKKYGDKVEKKTEELKDKLKDRFKGLFNRGD, translated from the coding sequence ATGGCTTGGATCAAACGCGGTCTTATTACCCTCGTTGTTCTCTTCGTGCTTTTTGCCGGCATCATTGCCTGGTTCCTTTCCGGCCTCGACGCCAACCAGTACAAGCCCAAAATCGTGCAACTGGCTGCGGACCAGGGGATCGCCCTGACACTCGACGGCGATATCGGCTGGCAAATCTGGCCCAACATCGCCCTAAAGCTCGAAGGCGTAAAACTGGCACCGCTGGCCTTGCCCAGTGAATCTCTGCTGGAAGCCGATAAGGTCGCGGTCGGTGTGGCGCTGATGCCGCTGCTGGACAAACGCATCGAAGCCCAGGAGATTGTTCTGCTCGGCCCCCAGGTCGCACTCACCGTCGACAAAAACGGCAAGGGCAACTGGGAACTGATTACCGACGCGATGGAGGCGAAAGCCGCCCAGGACGCTAAGACCCAGCGCGAAACTCCGCCCACACTGGATGTTCCCAAGGAGAAAGAGGCCACAGCCGGTGGCCTTGAGCTGGCACTGGAACAGCTGCGCCTGGAAGACGGCGTGCTGCGTTACACAGACAAGCAAACTGGCACCGAGTACGCCGTAAGCAAGCTGCGCGTAACCGCCGACAACCTGGTGCCTGGCGGCAAGCCCGGCGACGTGCGCGTAACCGCTGAGCTTGCGGGCAGCGATCTTCCCGAGCCCATCCAACTCGATATCCACAGCAGCCTCGCCATCGACAAAGGGCTGAACGGGCTGCGCCTGCAGCCGGCCAACATCAAGCTTACCGGCGCCGACGGCGCGACTGCTGAAGTCAACCTGCGCGGTAACGTGCGCCGCCCCAAAGCCGATGCCCCCTGGCAGATCCAGCTCAACCTCAAGGTCGATGTAGACCCGATTGCCGGCTGGCTTGCGAGCGTTGGCAGTGATTACAAGGCCCAGAGCAGCAGCGCCTTGCAGAGCCTCACGATCGAGTCCGATATCAGTGGCACCGACAAGCAGATGAGCCTGCAACCACTGGAACTGTCACTGGACGGCCACAAGTTCAACGGCAGCGCGAGCTATCAGGCCGGTGATATTCCCAGTGTTTCCCTGAGGCTCAAGGGCGGCGAACTCAACGTGGACGACTACCTGCCGCCCCCCGCCGCAACCCCAGAGCAAAGTGAGCTCAGCGCCGACATGGCCGCCGCACAACCAGTGCCGCTACCCCTCGAGTCCATGCGCGGCTTCAATGCCAAGCTGGACCTGACCCTAGAAAAACTGCACGCACTGGACTTCGAAATTGACCAGCCGCAGCTGGCGGTGAACGTCAACAACGGCCTGTACCAGCTGAACAAGCTCGCCGCCGGGCTCTACGGTGGCAACCTGAACAGCACCGGTGTATTCAATGCCCGCGGCAACACCGCCCGCGGCGAATTGAGTGGCGGCCTCAGCGGCGTCGAAATATCCAAGGTTCAGGAAGCACTGTTCGCCAGCGACGAGCCGGAAGCCGCAGACCAGAAAAAGGTCACCCTGTCCGGCAAGACCGATCTTACCTGGGTAGCCCAGACCAGCGGTGCTGACACCCTGGCGCTGCAGAAAAACCTGCGCGCCGCAGTGCAGCTCAACGCCAAGGAGCTGGCGCTGGCGCCATTCAATCTGGAAAAAGGCATGTGCCAGCTGGTGAGCTACGCCGAGAAAACACCGCTGCCAGAAAGAGAGTGGCCCGCACAAACCCGCCTGCAAGACCTGCGCACCAGCGTGAACCTGAATGGTGACGTGGCCAAGGTGGAAGGCATCAATGCCGGCATCGAAAATATCGCGCTCAGCGGCGACGGCACCGTCAATCTGGAACAGCAAAACTTCGACTTTGCCCTGGGCCTGGCGCTGGTGGGCGAGAAGACATCCGGCAACGGCTGCTCGGTACAGAACAGTCGCTGGCGCAACCGCCCGCTGCCACTGCGCTGCAAAGCCAAGTTTGACGAAGCCGGCGCCACCACCTGCAAGCCGGACAGCCGCCGCCTCGACGACCTGATCCGCGATGAACTGAAATACCAAGCGGAGAAGAAGTACGGCGACAAGGTAGAGAAGAAAACCGAAGAGCTGAAAGACAAGCTCAAGGACCGGTTCAAAGGCCTGTTCAACCGCGGGGACTGA
- a CDS encoding lipase family protein → MTHLTPELSANIANDIYLIKNQNTRKLFFDLYSDQFNFDTNSELNGKTGAFILLKKEQSLGLAATGIKQRTGEALIALKGTSNGYDALTDLNAGLKQFKTGGLVHQGFFYTFQTFLPDLDRFLGSIPDSVHTIHCVGHSLGGALATLTADYLKSASGRTVKLYTFGSPRVGLNFFSDGARRRLGNQNIFRVYHRTDPVPMVPTWPFIHVPDSGLGDLLLDSSAALNPAEYHKMANYIASLSGTEEKHNWELVRRKRPPTPVQRSIQSWLESDGPLSLTLNTAWVAAEAVMWVLKKVVELAGIALVLGGATTFTLMDQLAIFLKKARDFGKKVSHWVTRLLIRLGRMIGIVVADGTNITIALIRTIFIRMHNAVSELVLRAGRHTEH, encoded by the coding sequence GTGACGCACCTTACTCCAGAGCTCAGCGCCAATATTGCCAACGATATATATCTGATCAAGAACCAAAACACTCGAAAACTGTTCTTTGACCTCTACTCCGACCAATTCAATTTCGATACAAACAGTGAACTCAATGGAAAGACAGGCGCGTTTATTCTGCTCAAGAAAGAGCAGTCGCTGGGGCTTGCAGCCACCGGGATTAAACAGCGTACGGGAGAAGCCCTGATTGCCCTGAAGGGCACCTCCAACGGTTACGATGCACTTACTGATCTGAATGCAGGCCTTAAACAGTTCAAAACAGGCGGGCTTGTACATCAAGGTTTCTTTTACACTTTCCAGACATTTCTGCCGGATCTGGATCGTTTCCTAGGCAGTATCCCCGACAGCGTCCACACGATTCACTGCGTTGGCCATAGCCTGGGTGGTGCCCTCGCCACGCTCACGGCGGATTACCTGAAATCGGCAAGCGGCCGTACTGTAAAGCTGTACACTTTCGGCAGCCCACGCGTAGGCTTGAACTTCTTCTCTGACGGCGCCCGTCGACGCCTGGGAAATCAAAACATCTTCCGCGTATATCACCGCACCGATCCGGTTCCCATGGTGCCCACCTGGCCGTTTATTCATGTCCCAGATAGTGGCCTGGGAGACCTGCTGCTCGACTCCAGCGCAGCACTCAATCCGGCGGAATATCATAAAATGGCCAACTACATTGCCTCTCTGTCGGGCACCGAGGAAAAGCACAATTGGGAGCTAGTGAGAAGGAAAAGGCCACCTACACCCGTTCAGCGCAGCATTCAGAGTTGGCTCGAGTCAGATGGACCGCTCTCGTTAACCCTTAACACTGCCTGGGTAGCCGCAGAGGCGGTTATGTGGGTGCTGAAAAAAGTGGTCGAGCTGGCAGGTATCGCGCTGGTGCTCGGCGGTGCCACGACATTTACTTTGATGGATCAACTGGCAATTTTTCTCAAAAAAGCCCGCGACTTCGGCAAGAAGGTTTCTCATTGGGTCACCCGACTGCTGATCCGACTCGGCAGAATGATCGGTATCGTGGTTGCCGATGGCACCAATATCACCATCGCGCTCATCCGGACAATTTTTATTCGCATGCACAATGCTGTGTCTGAATTGGTGCTGCGTGCCGGACGCCACACCGAGCACTGA
- a CDS encoding DUF6795 domain-containing protein, with translation MQKFLIALPAALLILSLPWPGAAMSKMNPLKACTFSEMEISILFKGEPARGAKITRTIEWKEERTDQFTTDDNGHVTLPAEFENHFLKAFPMEFVSAQHVTVQFEGEEYEIWNYAKRDADLNSEMQGAPLQLTCELTSESRTQRAFGSILGTRCIWQNNE, from the coding sequence GTGCAAAAATTTCTTATCGCCTTGCCTGCTGCACTTCTGATTCTTTCACTGCCCTGGCCTGGAGCTGCCATGTCCAAAATGAATCCATTGAAAGCCTGCACTTTTTCCGAAATGGAAATTTCCATTCTATTCAAAGGTGAGCCCGCCAGAGGAGCAAAAATCACCCGAACCATTGAGTGGAAAGAGGAACGCACAGATCAGTTCACTACTGATGACAATGGCCACGTAACCTTACCGGCGGAATTCGAAAATCACTTTCTTAAAGCCTTCCCCATGGAGTTTGTCTCGGCGCAACATGTGACGGTGCAATTTGAGGGTGAGGAGTATGAAATTTGGAATTACGCAAAACGTGATGCCGATCTCAATAGTGAAATGCAGGGGGCGCCCCTGCAGCTTACCTGCGAACTGACCAGCGAATCGAGGACCCAGCGAGCATTTGGTTCTATCCTCGGGACACGCTGCATCTGGCAAAACAACGAATAA
- a CDS encoding TonB-dependent receptor, with protein sequence MYRVNTLALAIACAFSSAVSSAASAQATDSDREALEEVNVTVSPLAKPADAVAAPVSVLSGDELRKSAAATLGQTLNSQLGVANAAFGGGVGLPVIRGQSANRVKVLSDNLDVADASNTSSDHAASIEPLLANSIEILRGPAALRYGSGAIGGVVNVIDGRIPTRVPEATEGAVEMRHDTANNQDAGVFRLGGGAGNLAWYLDGVYRENGNTQIPGLAVLEHEEHDHEAHAGEEHHEDEFNTDGFVGNTNARAKSGSAGLSWVTDRGFIGFSVNRLENNYGIPLGTHVHHEDEHHEEGGEEHALAEEHEEHEEHGEEGVRIDLAQTRYDLKGEHAFNSEYWDKISFRLGHNDYAHVELEDGEPGTRFTNKAWESRVEVTHDDGGEWRGAYGLQVSRKDFAAIGDEAFIRPSITDSLGAFTMKEREWGNWHLDLGARLETVSIDPQYGNDKDFTLVGLSSALQYFLKEHQHLSVSLTGAERAPVAEELFADGAHLAESRYIIGDENLDKENSLNLELGYHHHNQDATGWHATKVEANVFYNRIGDYIYAANTGLEDEESEFAIYGYQNRDAAFYGAEASVQFPLASGLSLTLFGDSVRASFDDRIAGQSREVPRLPPLRYGFALGGDYANWNWQWRNTHATEQKRPGTFEETTDAYTRMDLTAQYNFKLAGNDAVIFANARNLLDEEIRNATSLLRDFAPEAGRSVEAGVRLHF encoded by the coding sequence ATGTACCGAGTAAACACTCTGGCGCTGGCTATTGCCTGCGCATTCTCTTCTGCTGTGTCTTCTGCCGCTTCCGCTCAGGCCACCGATTCTGACCGAGAGGCCCTGGAAGAGGTCAATGTCACCGTATCCCCACTGGCCAAACCCGCCGATGCAGTAGCGGCGCCGGTTTCTGTACTGAGCGGCGATGAACTGCGCAAGTCCGCCGCGGCCACCCTGGGCCAGACCCTCAACAGCCAGCTGGGCGTGGCCAATGCGGCCTTCGGCGGCGGCGTGGGCCTGCCGGTCATTCGCGGCCAGAGCGCCAACCGGGTGAAGGTGCTGAGCGACAACCTGGACGTGGCCGACGCCTCCAACACCAGCTCTGACCACGCGGCCAGTATCGAACCCCTGCTCGCCAACAGTATTGAAATCCTGCGCGGCCCGGCCGCCCTGCGCTACGGCAGCGGCGCCATCGGCGGCGTGGTCAACGTGATTGACGGCCGCATTCCCACCCGCGTTCCGGAAGCCACCGAAGGCGCGGTCGAGATGCGTCACGACACCGCCAATAATCAGGATGCGGGCGTGTTTCGTCTGGGCGGCGGCGCAGGCAACCTGGCCTGGTACCTCGATGGTGTTTACCGGGAGAACGGCAATACACAGATTCCTGGCCTGGCGGTCCTTGAACATGAGGAGCACGACCACGAAGCACACGCCGGTGAAGAACACCACGAGGACGAATTCAATACCGATGGTTTTGTCGGTAACACCAACGCCCGCGCCAAGAGCGGCAGCGCCGGCCTGTCTTGGGTAACCGACCGCGGATTTATCGGCTTCTCGGTCAACCGTCTGGAGAACAACTACGGCATCCCCCTGGGCACCCATGTTCACCATGAAGACGAGCACCACGAAGAGGGCGGTGAAGAGCACGCGCTTGCAGAGGAGCACGAGGAGCATGAAGAGCACGGCGAAGAAGGGGTGCGTATCGACCTGGCCCAAACCCGCTACGACCTGAAGGGCGAGCACGCCTTTAACAGCGAGTACTGGGACAAGATCAGCTTCCGCCTGGGTCACAACGACTACGCACACGTCGAGCTCGAGGACGGCGAACCCGGCACCCGCTTCACCAACAAAGCCTGGGAAAGTCGTGTGGAGGTTACCCACGATGACGGTGGCGAGTGGCGTGGCGCCTACGGCCTGCAAGTGTCGCGCAAGGACTTTGCCGCGATCGGCGATGAGGCGTTCATTCGCCCGTCCATCACCGACAGTCTCGGCGCCTTTACCATGAAAGAGCGCGAGTGGGGCAACTGGCACCTGGACCTGGGGGCCCGCCTGGAGACGGTCAGCATCGACCCACAATACGGCAACGACAAAGACTTCACTCTGGTCGGCCTGTCCAGCGCACTGCAGTATTTCCTGAAAGAGCACCAGCACCTGAGCGTCAGCCTGACCGGCGCCGAGCGTGCACCGGTGGCCGAAGAGCTGTTTGCCGATGGCGCCCACCTGGCGGAATCCCGCTACATCATCGGTGACGAAAACCTCGACAAGGAAAACTCGCTCAACCTGGAGCTGGGCTATCACCACCACAATCAGGACGCGACCGGCTGGCACGCGACCAAAGTGGAAGCCAATGTGTTCTACAACCGTATCGGCGACTACATTTATGCCGCCAATACCGGCCTGGAAGATGAAGAAAGTGAATTCGCCATCTACGGTTACCAGAATCGCGATGCCGCCTTCTATGGCGCCGAAGCGTCGGTGCAATTCCCGCTGGCCAGCGGCCTCAGCCTGACCCTGTTCGGCGACAGCGTGCGCGCAAGCTTTGATGATCGCATCGCCGGTCAAAGCCGCGAAGTGCCACGCCTGCCGCCGCTGCGTTACGGCTTCGCCCTCGGCGGTGATTACGCCAACTGGAACTGGCAGTGGCGCAACACCCACGCCACCGAGCAGAAACGCCCCGGCACATTTGAAGAAACTACCGACGCCTACACCCGCATGGACCTCACCGCCCAGTACAACTTCAAACTGGCGGGTAACGATGCCGTGATTTTTGCCAACGCACGCAACCTGCTGGATGAAGAAATCCGCAACGCCACTTCGCTGTTGCGCGACTTCGCACCGGAAGCGGGGCGCAGTGTGGAAGCGGGGGTGCGCCTCCACTTTTAA